In a single window of the Bradyrhizobium erythrophlei genome:
- the pheS gene encoding phenylalanine--tRNA ligase subunit alpha codes for MSDLVTLEQTILADIATAGDEAALEAVRVAALGKKGSISALLSTLGKMSPDERKTQGAAINLAKDTVTQALTARRDILKTAALDARLKSETIDVTLPLRETPAEQGRIHPLSQVMDELTAIFADMGFAIAEGPDIETDDYNFTKLNFPEGHPAREMHDTFFFNPKEDPGSAPGTGGSRMLLRTHTSPVQVRTMLTQKPPIRIICPGRTYRIDSDATHTPQFHQVEGLVIDKGSHLGHLKWILHEFCKAFFEVDHINMRFRPSFFPFTEPSLEVDIQCRRDKGEIRFGEGEDWLEILGCGMVHPNVLRACGIDPDVYQGFAWGMGIDRIAMLKYGMSDLRQLFESDVRWLTHYGFKPLDVPTLAGGLSS; via the coding sequence ATGTCCGACCTCGTGACGCTTGAACAAACCATCCTCGCCGATATCGCCACCGCCGGCGACGAAGCAGCACTTGAGGCCGTGCGCGTCGCCGCGCTCGGCAAGAAGGGTTCGATCTCCGCGCTGTTGTCGACGCTCGGCAAGATGTCGCCGGACGAGCGCAAGACCCAGGGTGCTGCGATCAATCTGGCCAAGGATACGGTCACGCAGGCGCTGACCGCGCGCCGCGATATCCTGAAAACCGCGGCCCTCGATGCGCGGCTCAAATCCGAGACCATCGACGTCACGCTGCCGTTGCGCGAGACCCCTGCCGAGCAGGGTCGGATTCATCCGCTCAGCCAGGTGATGGACGAACTCACCGCGATCTTCGCCGACATGGGATTCGCGATCGCCGAGGGTCCCGACATCGAGACCGACGACTACAACTTCACAAAACTGAATTTTCCCGAAGGTCATCCGGCGCGGGAGATGCACGACACGTTCTTCTTCAATCCGAAGGAAGACCCCGGTTCGGCGCCCGGAACAGGTGGTTCGCGGATGCTGTTGCGCACCCACACCTCGCCGGTGCAGGTCCGCACCATGCTGACCCAGAAGCCGCCGATCCGCATCATCTGCCCGGGCCGCACCTATCGGATCGATTCCGATGCTACCCACACGCCGCAGTTTCACCAGGTCGAGGGCCTCGTCATCGACAAGGGCTCGCATCTCGGCCATCTCAAATGGATCCTGCACGAATTCTGCAAGGCGTTCTTCGAGGTCGACCACATCAACATGCGATTCCGCCCGTCGTTCTTCCCGTTCACCGAGCCGTCGCTCGAGGTCGATATCCAGTGCCGGCGCGACAAGGGCGAAATCCGCTTCGGCGAAGGCGAGGACTGGCTGGAGATTCTCGGCTGCGGCATGGTGCATCCCAACGTGCTGCGCGCCTGCGGCATTGATCCCGACGTCTACCAGGGTTTCGCCTGGGGCATGGGCATCGACCGCATCGCGATGCTGAAATACGGCATGTCCGACCTGCGCCAGCTGTTCGAAAGCGACGTCCGCTGGCTCACCCATTACGGCTTCAAGCCGCTCGACGTCCCGACGCTGGCGGGAGGGCTGAGTTCGTGA
- a CDS encoding alpha/beta hydrolase: protein MTNSDAFEQPPSFVVVGRDSAARSIAVRARAGGAPGLFWLGGFNSDMRGTKALALDAWAAERDRASVRFDYSGHGESGGAFVDGTIGRWLEESVAVFEQFCTGPQVVIGSSMGGWIALLLARELARRPAGRASLAGLVLIAPAPDFTEELMWKGFSPEIRREIESRGVWLRPSAYGEPYPITRALIEEGRSHLLLGSAIDVGCPVRILQGAQDPDVPWRHAFALADRLPSDDVVLTMIQDGDHRLSRPQDIARILAAVAEIG, encoded by the coding sequence ATGACCAATTCCGACGCATTCGAGCAGCCACCCTCCTTCGTCGTGGTAGGCAGGGACAGCGCTGCGCGCAGCATCGCGGTGCGCGCCCGCGCCGGTGGCGCGCCCGGGCTGTTCTGGCTCGGCGGTTTCAATTCGGACATGCGGGGCACCAAGGCGCTGGCGCTGGACGCCTGGGCCGCCGAGCGCGATCGCGCCTCTGTCCGGTTCGATTATTCCGGCCACGGCGAATCCGGCGGCGCGTTCGTCGACGGCACCATCGGGCGCTGGCTGGAAGAGAGCGTCGCGGTGTTCGAGCAATTCTGTACCGGCCCGCAGGTCGTGATCGGCTCGTCGATGGGCGGCTGGATCGCGCTGTTGTTGGCGCGGGAACTGGCGCGGCGCCCGGCAGGACGCGCCTCGCTCGCCGGGCTGGTGCTGATCGCGCCGGCACCGGATTTTACCGAGGAACTGATGTGGAAAGGATTTTCGCCCGAAATTCGTCGGGAGATCGAGAGCCGGGGCGTCTGGCTGCGGCCCTCGGCATACGGCGAGCCCTATCCGATCACCCGCGCGCTGATCGAGGAGGGCCGCAGCCATCTGCTGCTCGGCAGCGCGATCGATGTGGGCTGCCCGGTTCGCATCCTGCAGGGCGCACAGGATCCGGACGTGCCATGGCGGCATGCGTTCGCGCTGGCGGACCGGCTGCCCAGCGACGATGTGGTGCTGACGATGATCCAGGACGGCGATCACCGCCTGTCGCGGCCGCAGGACATCGCGCGGATTCTCGCGGCGGTAGCGGAGATCGGGTGA
- the rplT gene encoding 50S ribosomal protein L20, translating to MSRVKRGVTSHAKHKKVYKAAKGFYGRRKNTIRAAKAAVEKAGQYAFRDRKRKKRTFRALWIQRLNAAVRPFGMTYSVFINGLSKSGITVDRKVLSDLAINEPAAFQAIAEKAKAALAA from the coding sequence ATGTCTCGCGTTAAACGCGGTGTGACCTCTCACGCCAAGCACAAGAAAGTCTACAAGGCCGCCAAGGGTTTTTACGGCCGCCGCAAGAACACCATCCGCGCCGCCAAAGCCGCGGTCGAAAAGGCCGGCCAATACGCCTTCCGCGACCGCAAGCGCAAGAAGCGCACCTTCCGCGCGCTGTGGATCCAGCGCCTCAACGCCGCGGTGCGTCCGTTCGGCATGACCTACAGCGTCTTTATCAACGGCCTTTCGAAGTCGGGCATCACGGTGGACCGCAAGGTGCTGTCGGATCTCGCCATCAACGAGCCGGCGGCGTTCCAGGCGATCGCCGAAAAGGCCAAGGCCGCGCTGGCGGCGTAA
- a CDS encoding complex I NDUFA9 subunit family protein — MASNLDTLVTVFGGSGFLGRSVVRALAKRDYRVRVAVRRPELAGHLQPLGRVGQIHAVQANLRYPMSVEAAMRDSHAAINLVGILTESGEQTFEAVQGSGAGRVAKAAAAVGARMVHVSAIGADENSPARYGRSKAAGERAVLSAVPEATILRPSVVFGPEDQFTNRFAALARMSPMLPLIGGGLTRLQPVYVGDVATAVADAVDGKTKAGATYELGGPEVLTMREILEIILATIERKRMLVSLPFGLAKLQALMLQFAPGPLKLTPDQVVLLRSDNVVSQTAKAAGLTLEGLGIAADSLEAIAPQYLWRFRAAGQFQRNGA; from the coding sequence ATGGCATCGAATCTGGACACGCTGGTCACGGTTTTCGGGGGATCGGGCTTTCTGGGACGAAGCGTGGTCCGCGCGCTCGCCAAGCGCGATTACCGCGTCCGGGTCGCGGTGCGGCGGCCGGAACTGGCCGGGCATCTGCAGCCGCTCGGCAGGGTCGGCCAGATCCACGCGGTGCAGGCCAATCTGCGCTACCCGATGTCGGTGGAAGCCGCGATGCGTGACTCCCACGCTGCCATCAATCTGGTCGGCATTCTGACCGAAAGCGGTGAACAGACCTTCGAGGCGGTGCAGGGATCAGGCGCCGGCAGGGTGGCGAAAGCGGCGGCGGCCGTGGGCGCGCGGATGGTGCATGTCTCGGCGATCGGCGCCGACGAGAATTCGCCGGCGCGTTACGGACGCTCCAAGGCCGCCGGCGAAAGGGCGGTGCTGTCGGCCGTGCCCGAGGCGACGATCCTGCGGCCATCGGTGGTGTTCGGGCCGGAGGATCAATTCACCAACCGTTTTGCGGCGCTGGCACGGATGTCGCCGATGCTGCCCTTGATCGGCGGCGGCCTGACAAGACTGCAGCCGGTCTATGTCGGCGATGTCGCGACCGCGGTCGCCGATGCCGTCGACGGCAAGACCAAAGCCGGGGCGACCTACGAACTCGGCGGTCCGGAAGTGCTGACCATGCGCGAGATCCTGGAAATCATTCTCGCAACCATCGAACGCAAGCGCATGCTGGTTTCGCTGCCCTTCGGGCTGGCGAAATTGCAGGCGCTGATGCTGCAGTTCGCGCCCGGACCGCTGAAACTGACGCCGGACCAGGTGGTGCTGCTGCGGTCGGACAATGTGGTATCCCAGACGGCGAAGGCCGCCGGGCTGACCCTGGAAGGCCTGGGAATCGCGGCGGATTCGCTGGAAGCGATCGCCCCGCAATACCTCTGGCGCTTCCGCGCCGCCGGGCAGTTCCAACGCAATGGCGCGTGA
- a CDS encoding IS110 family transposase: MNQIIRIGMDTSKHFFQLHGVDATERPVLRRRLRRNEVLAFFAKLPPTVIGMEACGAGHYWTRELRKLGHEVKLMAPQHVKAYVKRNKNDGRDAEGLCEAMSRPTMQFVPMKTEEQQAALMLVGVRQQLIARRTQLSNAIRGYAAEFGLITAKGLDKIEPLLARIAQDESLPELAREMFAVYGREYARLQVELKAIEVRLLAWHRANADSRRLAQIPGIGPIGATALVMKTPDPRLLPSGRHFAAWIGLTPRDHSTAGKTRIGKITRAGDEMLRSVLVAGATAVIQQARHGRGRPSPWLMALLKRKSAKLAAVALANKIARIAWKLMVTGQSYDGARMPSALAAA; this comes from the coding sequence GTGAACCAGATTATCCGCATTGGAATGGATACGTCTAAGCATTTTTTTCAGCTGCATGGGGTGGATGCCACCGAGCGGCCAGTGCTGCGCCGGAGGCTGCGGCGCAATGAGGTGTTGGCGTTTTTTGCCAAGCTGCCGCCAACCGTTATCGGGATGGAGGCCTGCGGCGCAGGGCATTACTGGACGCGGGAGTTGCGCAAGCTCGGCCACGAGGTGAAGCTGATGGCGCCGCAGCACGTGAAGGCTTACGTCAAACGTAACAAGAATGACGGGCGCGATGCCGAGGGCCTGTGCGAGGCGATGAGCCGGCCGACGATGCAGTTCGTGCCGATGAAGACCGAAGAGCAGCAGGCGGCGCTGATGCTGGTGGGGGTTCGCCAGCAGCTGATCGCAAGGCGTACCCAACTCAGCAACGCGATCCGCGGCTACGCGGCGGAGTTTGGTCTGATCACCGCCAAGGGTCTGGACAAGATCGAGCCGTTATTGGCGCGGATCGCGCAGGACGAGAGCTTGCCGGAGCTGGCGCGCGAGATGTTTGCGGTGTACGGCAGGGAATATGCGCGGCTGCAGGTCGAACTGAAGGCGATCGAGGTCAGGCTACTGGCCTGGCACCGCGCCAATGCCGACAGCCGTCGTCTGGCGCAGATCCCGGGGATCGGGCCGATCGGCGCCACGGCGCTGGTCATGAAGACCCCCGACCCTCGCCTGCTCCCGTCCGGGCGGCACTTCGCGGCCTGGATCGGGCTGACACCAAGGGATCATTCCACCGCCGGCAAGACCCGGATCGGCAAGATCACCCGCGCCGGAGATGAGATGCTGCGCAGCGTGCTGGTGGCGGGAGCAACCGCGGTGATCCAGCAGGCGAGACATGGTCGCGGCCGTCCGTCGCCCTGGCTGATGGCCCTGCTGAAGCGCAAGTCAGCGAAGCTCGCGGCGGTAGCCCTCGCCAACAAGATTGCCCGCATCGCGTGGAAGCTGATGGTGACAGGCCAAAGTTACGATGGCGCGCGGATGCCCAGCGCACTCGCCGCCGCCTAA
- a CDS encoding undecaprenyl-diphosphate phosphatase, which yields MMSDAVRAVILGVVEGVTEFLPVSSTGHLLLAERFFDLGAGSFWNSFTVLIQLGAILAIVVIYFAKLWRIALGMFSNSDDRRFVIGLLVAFLPAVIIGLIAGKYIKEVLFNPWVVCFSLIVGGAILLWVDQIDHKPYEHDATKFPLLTYLWIGVAQCLAMIPGVSRSGASIVAAMLLGADKRAAAEFSFFLAIPTMVGAFAYDFYKSRAEMTADHLGIIAIGFVVSFITAIVVVKTFLSYVTRHGFTLFAWWRVIVGTLGLIALAMGR from the coding sequence ATGATGTCTGATGCAGTACGTGCGGTGATCCTCGGCGTCGTCGAGGGTGTGACGGAATTCCTGCCGGTTTCCTCGACCGGCCATCTGTTGCTGGCGGAACGATTCTTCGATCTCGGCGCGGGCAGTTTCTGGAACAGTTTTACCGTGCTGATTCAGCTCGGCGCGATTCTCGCGATTGTCGTGATCTATTTCGCAAAACTATGGCGGATCGCGCTCGGCATGTTCTCCAATTCCGACGACCGGCGATTTGTCATCGGCCTGCTGGTGGCGTTCCTGCCGGCGGTGATCATCGGCCTGATCGCCGGGAAATATATCAAGGAAGTTCTGTTTAATCCCTGGGTGGTCTGCTTTTCGCTGATCGTCGGAGGCGCGATCCTGTTGTGGGTCGATCAGATCGATCACAAGCCGTACGAACACGATGCGACCAAGTTTCCGCTGCTGACCTATCTTTGGATCGGCGTCGCGCAATGCCTGGCGATGATTCCCGGGGTGTCGCGCTCCGGGGCCAGCATCGTGGCTGCGATGCTGTTAGGGGCGGACAAGCGCGCGGCGGCGGAATTCTCCTTCTTCCTGGCGATCCCGACCATGGTCGGCGCCTTCGCCTATGATTTCTACAAGAGCCGCGCCGAGATGACGGCCGATCATCTGGGGATCATCGCGATCGGTTTCGTGGTGTCCTTCATCACCGCGATCGTCGTGGTGAAAACATTTTTGAGTTACGTCACCCGCCATGGCTTCACGCTGTTCGCGTGGTGGCGCGTCATCGTCGGCACGCTCGGCCTGATCGCGCTGGCGATGGGGCGGTAG
- the queG gene encoding tRNA epoxyqueuosine(34) reductase QueG, producing MAGGRAGVAHLRGPRLLNAHLKLSPADLKAGLTSEARALGFDCVGVADPDAIGRAGPYFRAFLDAGAHGDMDWLAAHPERRTDPRVLWPDVRSVIMLGVNYGPDQNPLAILEQRTRGAISVYAQGDDYHDLIKKRLKTLARWLAATSGGEVKVFVDTAAVMEKPLAQAAGLGWQGKHTNLVSREFGSWLFLGAIFTTSDLPRDEADTDHCGSCRACLDICPTSAFPAPYKLDARRCISYLTIESKAPIPQEFRKAIGNRIYGCDDCLAVCPWNKFAQAGRETKLAARDGLRAPSLAELARLDDAAFRAQFTKSPVKRIGRDRFVRNVLIAIGNSNDPALAAEAERLLDDASPLVRGAAVWALSQLLGREEFLARAEKAINAEVDESVRTEWQSGRTSALSSS from the coding sequence ATGGCTGGCGGGCGTGCCGGCGTCGCGCACCTACGTGGACCTCGACTTCTGAACGCCCACCTCAAGCTGTCTCCCGCCGATCTGAAGGCTGGGCTCACGAGCGAAGCGCGCGCGCTCGGATTCGATTGCGTCGGCGTTGCCGATCCGGATGCGATCGGTCGCGCGGGCCCATATTTCCGCGCATTCCTCGACGCCGGCGCGCATGGCGACATGGACTGGCTCGCAGCTCATCCGGAACGCCGCACCGACCCGCGCGTGCTGTGGCCGGACGTGCGCTCGGTGATCATGCTGGGCGTCAATTACGGACCCGACCAAAATCCGCTGGCGATCCTCGAACAACGCACGCGCGGCGCGATCTCGGTCTATGCGCAGGGCGACGATTATCACGACCTGATCAAGAAGCGACTGAAGACGCTGGCGCGGTGGCTGGCCGCCACCTCGGGCGGCGAGGTCAAGGTGTTCGTCGATACCGCCGCGGTGATGGAAAAGCCGCTGGCGCAGGCGGCGGGACTGGGCTGGCAGGGCAAGCACACCAACCTCGTCTCGCGCGAATTCGGCTCATGGCTGTTTCTCGGCGCGATCTTCACCACGTCGGACCTGCCGCGCGACGAAGCCGACACCGACCATTGCGGCTCGTGCCGGGCCTGCCTCGATATCTGCCCGACGTCGGCATTTCCCGCACCCTACAAACTCGATGCACGGCGCTGCATTTCCTATCTCACCATCGAGAGCAAGGCGCCGATCCCACAGGAATTCCGCAAAGCCATCGGCAACCGAATCTATGGCTGCGACGATTGCCTCGCGGTCTGTCCGTGGAACAAGTTCGCGCAGGCCGGGCGCGAAACCAAACTCGCCGCGCGCGACGGGTTGCGCGCGCCATCGCTCGCCGAACTCGCCCGGCTCGATGATGCCGCGTTTCGCGCGCAGTTCACAAAATCGCCGGTCAAGCGCATCGGCCGCGACCGTTTTGTTCGCAATGTGCTGATCGCGATCGGCAACTCCAACGACCCTGCATTGGCGGCGGAGGCCGAACGCCTGCTCGATGACGCAAGTCCGCTGGTGCGCGGTGCCGCCGTGTGGGCACTGTCGCAACTGCTCGGGCGGGAGGAGTTTTTGGCACGCGCGGAAAAGGCGATCAACGCCGAGGTGGACGAGAGCGTGCGGACGGAGTGGCAGTCCGGTCGCACGAGCGCCCTTTCCTCATCCTGA
- a CDS encoding endonuclease domain-containing protein encodes MAEEKSPTWKVPSRLRSNARALRRNSTDAERILWSELRDHRLNGASFRRQVPIANYIADFVCHAAKLAIELDGGQHFSDGQEAADARRSMIIEAKGFKVLRFSNHDVMANRAGVLETIATAVAERAPALTLLRKRERECELPAGKRPS; translated from the coding sequence ATGGCTGAAGAGAAGTCGCCGACGTGGAAGGTGCCTTCCAGGCTGCGTTCGAATGCACGCGCACTCAGGAGGAATTCCACGGACGCTGAGCGCATCCTGTGGTCGGAGCTACGCGACCACCGTCTGAACGGCGCCAGCTTCCGACGCCAAGTGCCGATCGCGAACTACATTGCCGACTTCGTCTGCCATGCTGCCAAACTGGCAATCGAGCTTGATGGCGGACAGCACTTCTCGGATGGCCAAGAGGCCGCCGATGCCCGACGCAGCATGATTATCGAAGCGAAAGGCTTTAAGGTGCTTCGCTTCAGCAATCACGACGTGATGGCGAATCGCGCAGGCGTGCTCGAAACGATTGCCACCGCAGTTGCGGAGAGAGCCCCCGCCCTGACCCTCCTCCGCAAGCGGGAGAGGGAATGCGAACTGCCCGCGGGGAAGCGACCATCATGA
- a CDS encoding glutathione S-transferase family protein: MFTLFHHPFCPHSRFVRLALGEYGLDVRLVEERAWERREAFLALNPAGTTPVLIAEGQPSIPGAAIIAEYLDETHGAAMKQRRLLPTTAGERIEVRRLMAWFNEKFFEEASNPLVTERIYKRFMSEDDGGGAPAADVIRAAKANVRYHLAYIGWLAQTRNFLAGDRLTYADLAAAAHLSAIDYLGDVPWIEDDAAKAWYARVKSRPSFRPLLSEWLAGVPASRTYVDLDF, translated from the coding sequence ATGTTCACGCTGTTTCATCATCCGTTCTGTCCGCATTCGCGCTTTGTCCGCCTGGCGCTCGGCGAATACGGCCTCGATGTGCGGCTGGTGGAAGAGCGGGCCTGGGAGCGGCGCGAGGCTTTTCTCGCGCTCAATCCCGCGGGCACCACGCCGGTGTTGATCGCCGAAGGCCAGCCTTCGATTCCCGGCGCCGCGATCATCGCCGAATATCTCGATGAGACCCATGGCGCCGCGATGAAGCAACGCCGGCTGCTGCCGACGACGGCGGGCGAGCGCATCGAGGTGCGCCGGCTGATGGCGTGGTTCAACGAAAAATTTTTCGAGGAAGCCTCCAATCCGCTGGTCACCGAGCGTATCTACAAGCGCTTCATGAGCGAAGATGATGGCGGCGGGGCGCCGGCGGCGGATGTGATCCGCGCGGCGAAGGCCAATGTGCGCTATCATCTGGCCTATATCGGCTGGCTGGCGCAGACGCGGAATTTTCTGGCCGGCGACCGGCTGACCTATGCGGACCTCGCCGCCGCGGCGCATCTTTCGGCGATCGATTATCTGGGCGACGTGCCATGGATAGAGGACGACGCGGCAAAGGCGTGGTACGCGCGGGTGAAATCCCGCCCGTCGTTCCGCCCCTTGCTGAGCGAATGGCTGGCGGGCGTGCCGGCGTCGCGCACCTACGTGGACCTCGACTTCTGA
- the infC gene encoding translation initiation factor IF-3: MRRPNRAPPAATKDGPRTNDEIRNAQVQLIDQNGLNHGTVETAAAVKMALEAGMDLVEISPNNNPPVCKIMDYGKFKYSAQKKAAEARKKQKIVEIKEIKLRPMIDDHDYDVKMRAMQRFFEEGDKVKVTLRYRGREMAHQEIGTKLLDKVKSDVAEIAKVEQDARFEGRQVVMVLAPR; this comes from the coding sequence ATTCGCCGTCCCAACAGAGCCCCGCCCGCTGCCACCAAAGACGGGCCGCGTACCAACGATGAAATCCGCAACGCACAGGTTCAGCTCATCGACCAGAACGGCCTGAATCACGGCACGGTCGAAACAGCGGCCGCCGTCAAGATGGCCCTCGAAGCGGGCATGGATCTTGTGGAGATTTCGCCCAATAACAATCCTCCCGTTTGCAAGATCATGGACTACGGGAAGTTCAAATATTCGGCGCAGAAAAAAGCCGCGGAGGCGCGCAAGAAACAGAAGATCGTCGAGATCAAGGAGATCAAGCTTCGGCCGATGATCGACGATCACGATTACGACGTGAAGATGCGCGCGATGCAGCGCTTTTTCGAGGAGGGTGACAAGGTCAAGGTCACCTTGCGCTATCGCGGCCGCGAAATGGCGCATCAGGAAATCGGCACCAAATTGCTGGACAAGGTCAAGAGCGACGTCGCGGAGATCGCGAAGGTCGAGCAGGACGCGCGCTTTGAAGGCCGTCAGGTCGTCATGGTTCTGGCGCCGCGCTAA
- a CDS encoding acyl-CoA thioesterase domain-containing protein gives MTNQPFFTRDRDAYIPTDAARGPWDPNSLHGRVIIGLLAFAIEQRHGADDFVPARLTVDMFRLPTLAPIEVTTRLVRDGLRIRVVEADFFSGGVGMARASCQLLRKTQDPQGQVWSPPNWDVPAPSDIPAPTDPRLGMNGKWATRPIVGAMGTVGPRRLWMSEVRDLVEGAALTPFVRVAVAADFASPFANAGDQGLGYINSDVTLYLHRLPVKEWIGFEVVNHHATDGVAIGECFLYDQQGAIGTSTVAALAQRKPMAAQRPAP, from the coding sequence ATGACGAATCAGCCTTTCTTCACCAGAGACCGCGACGCCTACATTCCCACCGATGCCGCGCGCGGGCCGTGGGACCCTAATTCGCTGCACGGCCGTGTCATCATCGGACTGCTGGCATTCGCCATCGAGCAGCGTCACGGCGCCGACGACTTCGTGCCGGCGCGGCTGACGGTGGACATGTTTCGCCTGCCCACGCTCGCGCCGATCGAGGTCACGACGCGGCTGGTCCGCGATGGCCTGCGCATCAGGGTGGTCGAGGCCGATTTTTTCAGCGGCGGCGTCGGCATGGCGCGCGCCTCTTGCCAGCTGTTGCGCAAGACACAAGACCCGCAAGGCCAGGTCTGGTCGCCGCCGAACTGGGATGTGCCGGCGCCATCGGACATTCCGGCCCCGACCGATCCGCGGCTCGGCATGAACGGCAAATGGGCCACCCGGCCGATCGTGGGCGCGATGGGCACCGTCGGCCCGCGGCGGCTCTGGATGAGCGAAGTGCGCGACCTCGTCGAAGGCGCGGCGCTGACGCCGTTCGTGCGGGTCGCGGTGGCGGCGGATTTCGCCAGCCCCTTTGCCAATGCCGGCGACCAGGGCCTCGGCTACATCAACAGCGACGTCACGCTGTATCTGCACCGCCTGCCGGTGAAGGAATGGATCGGCTTCGAGGTGGTGAACCACCACGCCACCGACGGCGTCGCGATCGGCGAGTGTTTTCTGTACGACCAGCAGGGGGCGATCGGCACATCCACCGTGGCGGCCCTGGCGCAACGCAAGCCGATGGCGGCCCAACGTCCCGCACCGTGA
- the rpmI gene encoding 50S ribosomal protein L35: protein MPKLKTKSGAKKRFKVTATGKVMHAQRGKRHGMIKRTKKQIRQLRGTRVLFKTDGDNIKKYFLPHA, encoded by the coding sequence ATGCCCAAGCTGAAGACCAAGTCAGGCGCTAAAAAGCGCTTCAAGGTGACTGCCACCGGCAAAGTGATGCACGCCCAGCGCGGCAAGCGCCACGGCATGATCAAGCGGACCAAGAAGCAGATTCGTCAGCTTCGCGGCACCCGCGTGCTGTTCAAGACCGACGGCGACAACATCAAGAAATACTTCTTGCCGCACGCCTGA